From the Drosophila suzukii unplaced genomic scaffold, CBGP_Dsuzu_IsoJpt1.0 scf_9, whole genome shotgun sequence genome, the window agatagattctcgaaatggacggaaccaGTGCTGctgcgcagtgcgacagccGAGTCGCTTAGGAAAGcatttagggagcgcataatcgcaaggtacgagTTCCCGAaagtggtcataacggacaacggagtgcagtttgcGAGCCGCATCTTCAAAAGTTTCCTGGCTGAAAAGTTTCTCGCTGcgaaactagccccgaggttcGATGgtccttaccaggttgtagatttcgtctctccggtgatctgcaaaatacgcCACATACATAAAAAGAAAAAGCGGACTATCCACATTGGCAAGCTTAAGTAAACCCAGACACAAGGGCGGATCcagaccgcaaggcaacaggattcagcgtcagACATTTGGCAGAGTCATCCGTGATCACGCCAGGCGGAAAGGACATACTTGGAATACGGCACAAAGACACGATCAGGATTTTACAtagatccagactgcgaggcaaCAGGATTttgcgtcaggcctaagcgagagtcatccatacgccacgcagaaaggacaaTCATAAAGATTCGGCATAAGAACACGATAAAAGGTGTAGGCTGACCCCGACGACGAGGCAACGATTTCAGTGTCGGGCGCGGGACAGAGTCAACCGATTACGCCACGTAGAAGGGAGTAGTCTCGAAAGGAGgcaagcaacacaagacgcgcagtccagacatacacagAAGCATCCGGAAATTCTATACGGAGTTCGCCGGAAGAGCTCGTCTAGTTATTACCTGAGGAAAGGGTGGACGGTGCAGATTCAAATATATCCAGCTGGTCACACAAGACAGAAACACGCATCGCACCAATTAAACCCTGGAATGAAAGAGAAATAAATGTCTGTCCAACCAAAAGTGCAACTCACCACCACAGAAAAGCCCTGCTGCAAACGAGGACCAAACGGTATTTGAAGCCGCTGGGGCTATTGTACTTTAGCGTAAGGACAACGAACGGCATAGGCTGGTAGGAGCGGAAATAAAAGAAAGACAAGAACTAATCAACCTAAAGCTGTACTGGCAAAAACAATATTGCCAATTCACCATTGCCAAGGGAAGGGGGCGATTCGAGTAGTAGGCGGTCGATTGTGGACGAAAGTGGAGAGCGATGGGCACAAGAAAATACTGGAAATATCGACATAGGGGTAAGCATCGCAACAATGGGTGGCAACGCTTCGCCATCGGTACCGATAGACGATTAACTATCGATCACACACGGATAGTGTGACCAGACGGAGGAACGCCAATAAGAAGGAGAACGCAGTAACAAGCAGCGAGCTGTGGATGATTATCGATATCCTAGTGGAAACAAATGAGGTATCGGCACGGGAGATTTACATTCGTCTGCAGGCGCAGAGAAAGGGCATGCAAACTTGATCGAGACCCGGCGCTGTGGAACTCAGGATAGAGCTATGAGCGTCGCGCGGCCTCAAGGAATCAACGAGGGAGCGTCAAGGCAGCGCCGATGGAGTCATCGAGAACGTTGCGGAGCATCAAGGAAGCAACTAGGGAGCTTCGAAGGAGCGCTAAGGGAATCACCAGAGCGTCCCAAGGACTTAAAGACTGCAGGATACACGAGGATTATAGCCGGAGAGGATGAACTAGCTTATTTTGTTTCGCGGAAAAAGGGGGGAAAGTGAGGAGTTGAAAAACTCCCCACACAGTAACCTGCCGGCTACCAGACACGCTGCGAATTAGTGCGAAGTAACGGCATGGTCAAGATAAGAGTTTGGAGAAAGAGAATTTGGAGAACGAAAGGTTGgagaaagagagtttggagaactgGAGGttggagagagagagagagagtggagacttcgaTGGCATAGtgagagtgccgtgtgcaaaaggaAGGAGAAGAAATGCCACATCTCAGAAGCAGGTCGGCGCACCCTCGTGCCAAGGCATCGGACTCCAGATGGTAGCCGTGGGTCTAGGACAAAGAGGCCAAAGAGGCGGATCCGTCAGAGTCGAGCATAGAGTCCTGCGACGAGGAACTGTGAACTCGAGGGGATACTTTTCTAGACCAAGTGTGGTTTGCTCGACTGAGCCGGACCTGGCGCGAAGGACGAGCCATTggatttgtggtttcgaacGGTGTTGTCCTGGAGAGCTCAGCGATTACCTGCGAAGTCCCGGAATAGCAACCAACCAAAACCCTGAGGCCAGAAAACCACACTACCAGCCAGAAAAGGAGATCTGTCGACCGGCTGAGGCATTCAAGAGGCCTTGTCTTGGAGAGGCCCAACGGTTCAGCAAGTCCCGGAACGGCTATCGTTCAAGACCTCAAGGGGCAGAGACCACGATACGTCGAGTACCGCCGCCAGCAAGATAAGGaggtttcaagaggcgttgtctTGGAGAGCTCAGCGATTACCAGCCAAAGCCCGAAACTGCAACCGACCAAAGTACCACAGCAAGCAAGATAAGGAGCAGAACAGGGGTCATTGGCAGCGACATCAGTAGACATCATCGACAGCCACGTCACAATCGGCGCGAAGAAATCATTGCGGAGCGCAGGAACGTCACGGACGTCAAGCAATAGGGTGAGGCtggggtggaacgttcgtctgcgctaggcgtaaagcgaagtgaactgataggcagcttcctggagttagccttgactgtcagcgccaACTGAGCAAGACCCTAGTGGGACCGAGGCACCTGTTCACcttagtctgagaacggtgacgcttccctaagacCGCAAGGCCGATCTCTCTGCGAGTCCAAGGCGAGCCCAAGTTCTATGGAGCTAGCCATATGAATCTGGCagcgagcagaccaacaaaaatcagttcgttacaatatttttgtttctttttagaCTTTGTATTGCAGCTAATAACTATTACtttgggatgtaaggctagctatcaaAGTTTGGGATTAATTTATTATAGGACCTTAGACACAATcgatacctacataagatgaaagaataagAAAAAAGGAAATTTTTCTTTCTATTACACTAGTTAATGTGCTCTTAAAATCTGTCAACATGAATCGAGActgtttatcaaaacagctcTTAAGCAGCGTTTAAATTGCTCGTAAACAACTATTAGGGTTCTTTTAATTTCATAATAACTTGTACAATCACAGGACACCTCTTttcccaacatgatcggacatgtttatatgtatgtataaacAGCTCAACGAAACAGCACCACGAATCAGGAAACTACGCTACTATTTTGGACAAGGATGCCTAACTCATTATCCCCTTTTGAAGAATATTCTTTGAATACTTATTTATTAACACCTATCCTTGGTGAGATCAATGGCAGAtcaatgtgagttggtcagcggtatgtctcgcgaggacgCTCCAAGTTTATTATTTAatcatacaaatatatatgaCGCAATATCacttaatattaataaattggAAACTCTATtggtaaattaataaaattgtaagatatattatgaaaattatttgaatgcgattaatgaataattttctgaaataaatatttttgaaaatatgaatattagaattatgtattattcttGGGATATTATCACAAAACAAAATGATAATATATTTCTCACTGTAAGCTAAATgattttttcaatttaattataaTGATGAAATTAAccccaaaaccagtttttgaaattttttaacattgaTTTAAAGGAAAGAGGTGAATTACAGATACATTGAAAGTCAGTTCTATGACGTTGTAAACCCGTGTTGAATTAACCATccttgttaaaaattggtattcaccGGTGGAAATCTGTGAGATCAATACaatagaaaattaaactacaaATTATAGGTAAATCTTGATTTTCAGAGTCTGATATCTTCGATTATATTGTGCTAGCTACATATCATGAGTCAGTGTCTGCGATTTGGGGTGATTAATAATCTCataaggttaggttaggttaggtacgTGTGGTTGGAGACTAGATAACTAATCCCCCCAGATTTTTTTCACTAGCTCATGGGCTATTTGTTTTCACGAAATACTTCGTTCTTTAGTTAAGCAAACGCGCTTTGGGAGAGTTTGATTTGGTATCTTATACTTTCTGGTAAAAAGCattagttcggtcttttctgaGCTAACTCCCAGTCCAGTAGATATGGCTGTCTCCATCAGATTGAAAagagtcatccgcgtaggctaccactttagtgcccgctttttctagaagtgatagtaGTTTGATGATCACTATACCCCTTCGAAGAGATGAGAGTACACCctcttgtggggttcctctgctgacattcctggtcgagtgaGCTGATTccatagtggagtacactactctgctggtaagcatggtgtgtatgagtcccactatgggccgctcaatgaccagttcagtcagagcgcCAGTGAtagccgttggggtgacgtggTTGacggcgccttctatgtctagaaacgctgccaaagagtattccttattgctACTACTTACTAAatactagagagtggagggcggaaTCTGTTGATCTGCCTTTTACGGTACGCAAGGCTTGGGTTGATGGCTAGCCTGATATGGATGTCAATTAGCCATCCCAGGGTCTTCaccaagaaggaagagagacctttcgggcggaagtcctttgggttggtgtgggagggtaTGCCGGCTTTCGGaataaaaattactttaacGTCCAGTCACCTTGTTGTAATGTGGTTTACAAGGCAGCCGTgaaagatggctgtcagccggGGTAGGGatatatctagtgtccgttgtagtTGGGCCGGAAAGAACCTTAAAAGAGCTTACAAGAGAAAATATCCCACTTAATGCAGTCAGGGTTTGAGATGTTGTCTATGCTCTGGTCGTCAAGGTTATCCTCTATGTAGAGGTCCTCCACTGCTTGGGTGTTTTAAGGGAAATGGGTGTCTAACAggagttcaagggtttcctgactgttttccttaaagctgtcagcattggtttttcGGTAGCCAATGGATTCAggagattttgctaaaattcttctgagtctggatgcctccacagtagattctatgctactaaAGAAATTAGACCTTGCTCTTCGCATTGATattcttatttcctttttgtatatgCTAAGTGTTATATAGAACATATTTAGTATATGTCGTATGTTAAGCTTTCGATCGATATCTTTGCCTGTGACAGTGTAAACAGTGACGGCCACACTTTGAATAAAACCATGCTGGAATACATTACATATTGGCGACGAGAAAAACGAATTCCTTAAGTTTTAAGGTTAACCACGCATATTTTACAAAGTGAATAACATCCTTGTATTACAAGGACGGAAAAGTTGTATGTACCACACCAAAGCCAAATGCCTGACAATAAGCCAAAGCTCGAAGACGCTCAAGTTCCGGCAATGGCTCAGTCTAACCTCACCATCATGCAGGCTGTGAATTTTCCAGAATTCGTACCGAGCGAATCCACGTGGCAGATGTGGCTAGAGCGTTTGGAGGTGTATTTCACAGAAGTGGCGATCACGTTGGACGACTCCAAAAAGGCGACATTACGGAAGTCAGTTGGCTCGGAAGCCTATTGTGCATTACACAGTCTCTGCAGTCCAGAATTACCGACAAGTAAAACATACAAAGAACTATGCGTTATGGTACACACCCAGTATACACCGCCAACAATCACATTCTACGAACGCAGGCAATTTCATCTGGCTCGTAATCTCGCTGAAGAATCGGTGGCAGCGTGGTTTGCAAGGGTAAAAAAGCTAGCGCTCAGCTGCACTTTTGGACAGCATCTAGAAGTATTTGTTCTAGACAAGTTCATCGTTGGAATGTCCAACGAGCTGTTTGAAAGATGTTGCGAGGAAGACGGGAGTATATCCCTGGATGCGGCACTGAGGAAGGCGTTACTGTACGAGACCAAGTTGGCGTCTAAGGCGTGTACGATGGTCAATTTCGTAAACAAGTCGCACCATACGCAAGTGGCGAAAGGCAAAAAGCGGCAGCCATGTTCAAAATGCGGATGGCGAAATCATTCATCACAGGAGTGGAAATACAAGGACAGTACTTGTCATAATTGTGGCAAAATTGGACATCTGGCAACTGTATGCAAATCAACTTCCTTGTAACCTGATCCCTGTAGATCTATTTCGAGAAATGAAAACGCCCAAGTTAAAATCTTGCGAAACACcttatgtaaattataatgGTCACCCGATAAGGATTCTGGGTGAGTTTGTTGCACAAATTCAATTCAAAGACACCTATGCCAATTCTATTTTTGTCGTGACCCAGTCTAAAAATATGCCTCTATTAGGAAGATCCTTTTTACGAGCATTCACCTTCGAATTATGTCAAGTCAATGCTAGTAGATCAAATTCAAAACGACTTTTCTTCAGTTTTTTCAGATGAATTAGGAGCGTTTCACGGTGAAACAGTCAAGCTTCGACTTTCGGAAGAAGCTAAATCTATCTTTTACAAGCCGAGACCCTTACCATTTATGTGGAAGTCAAAGGTAGAGCAAATGATAAGAAAGCTGGTAGACCAGGGCATGCTTGAGCAAGTAGATAGTTCAGATTGGGCGACCCCTCTTGTTCCCATACTGAAACGTAATGGTGAATTGAGGGTTTGCGCAGACTAAAAAGTTACCAATAATAAATATCTTAATGACTCCAAAAAGGCGACATTACGGAAGTCAGTTGGCTCGGAAGCCTATTGTGCATTACACAGTCTCTGCAGTCCAGAATTACCGACAAGTAAAACATACAAAGAACTATGCGTTATGGTACACACCCAGTATACACCGCCAACAATCACATTCTACGAACGCAGGCAATTTCATCTGGCTCGTAATCTCGCTGAAGAATCGGTGGCAGCGTGGTTTGCAAGGGTAAAAAAGCTAGCGCTCAGCTGCACTTTTGGACAGCATCTAGAAGTATTTGTTCTAGACAAGTTCATCGTTGGAATGTCCAACGAGCTGTTTGAAAGATGTTGCGAGGAAGACGGGAGTATATCCCTGGATGCGGCACTGAGGAAGGCGTTACTGTACGAGACCAAGTTGGCGTCTAAGGCGTGTACGATGGTCAATTTCGTAAACAAGTCGCACCATACGCAAGTGGCGAAAGGCAAAAAGCGGCAGCCATGTTCAAAATGCGGATGGCGAAATCATTCATCACAGGAGTGGAAATACAAGGACAGTACTTGTCATAATTGTGGCAAAATTGGACATCTGGCAACTGTATGCAAATCAACTTCCTTGTAACCTGATCCCTGTAGATCTATTTCGAGAAATGAAAACGCCCAAGTTAAAATCTTGCGAAACACcttatgtaaattataatgGTCACCCGATAAGGATTCTGGGTGAGTTTGTTGCACAAATTCAATTCAAAGACACCTATGCCAATTCTATTTTTGTCGTGACCCAGTCTAAAAATATGCCTCTATTAGGAAGATCCTTTTTACGAGCATTCACCTTCGAATTATGTCAAGTCAATGCTAGTAGATCAAATTCAAAACGACTTTTCTTCAGTTTTTTCAGATGAATTAGGAGCGTTTCACGGTGAAACAGTCAAGCTTCGACTTTCGGAAGAAGCTAAATCTATCTTTTACAAGCCGAGACCCTTACCATTTATGTGGAAGTCAAAGGTAGAGCAAATGATAAGAAAGCTGGTAGACCAGGGCATGCTTGAGCAAGTAGATAGTTCAGATTGGGCGACCCCTCTTGTTCCCATACTGAAACGTAATGGTGAATTGAGGGTTTGCGCAGACTAAAAAGTTACCAATAATAAATATCTTAATGAGTTTAGGTACCCGCTTCCAAGAATTGACGAGATATTCGCTGCATTACAGGGAGGCCAACGTTTTACAAAGGTGGACTTATCCCAAGCATACAATCAGTTATAATTTGATCAGGAGTCTCAGTCATTATGCACGTGGAGCACACATGTAGGAATTTTTAAGGTCAAAAGATTTCCATTTGGAATTAAAACTGCAGCATCCATATTCCAAAAGACAATGGAATCTTTGCTTCGAAACATTCCTTATGTTGTCATTTATCAAGATGACATAACCATCATTGGTTTAGATTTGAAATCTCATGTAGAcacattaaaaaatgttttaggaaAGCTAAAGTTAGCAGgtttacaattaaataaagaaaagtgcatgtttttcaaaaacaagATTAAATATTTGGGGTTGAATATTGACAAGGACGGTCTCAGCAAAAACAAGGAACGAGTTTCGTGTGTGCTGAACGCACCAAATCCAAGAAACATTTCTGAAGTTCGTGCATTCACCGGAATGGTAAGCTAATATTCCAAGTTTATAGATAGATTTTTCGAGAAAATGGAACCGATTTATCAGCTTCTTAGAAAAGGTGTAGAGTTCAAATGGACGAATCAATGTCAAAATGCCTATCAACAGATTATAGAAGATGTTGCATCTGATCATGTGTTGGTACACTTCAATCCAGAATTGGAAATAGTTTTAACCACAGATGCGTCTAATACAGCAGTAGCAGGTATTCTTTCACACAAGTTCGAAGACGGTTCTTTAAAACCAATAGCTTTTGTTTCATGAGCCCTTCAGTCGAGTGAACGAAATTACAGCACTGTGGAAAAGGAGGCGTTAGCAATTGTCTTTTCCGTTAACAAACTTCGCCAGTATCTACTGGGCAACAGATTTACGTTGCGTACTGATCACAAGCCTCTACTTACTATATTTGGCGAGTGAAAAGGATTGCCTGTAATGGCGTCAGCTCGAATACAAAGATGTGCTTTAAACTAATCAGGGTTTGATTATAGTGTACAATATGTCAAGGATCAGTGAATGAGGCAGATAGTTTATCGAGAATTCCGCAAGTTCCATTAACACAGACACAGACTGAAGAGTGCAGTTATGTGAACTTCGTAACTTAACATAATCATTTAAACTTAACTTTTCAATGCATAGCCAGACTGTCCCGACGTGATCCTACATTTTCGAAAGTAATAAAGGCAATAGAACATGGTACCATTCAATCCTTGGGCAAGGAGTTTCAACCCTTCATTCAGAAACACACAGAGATATCAATTGAATACGGCTGTTTAATGTGGGGATATCGGTGGCCAGGGTTAGACAAGGACATAGAGTACATGATTAGCAAATGCGATCCATGTCAAAAACTCATGGATAGTCCCAGCAATAGTGCTTTAATTCCATGGAGCCCTGAAGACTCAGTATGGAAACGAATTCATGTTGATTTTGCTGGGCCTATCAGAAATCATTACTTCATGGTTGTGGTCGACTCGTATTCGAAATGGAGCGAAGTTGTTAtcacaaaacaaaatacaaGTATCTTTACAGTGGAAAAGTTAAGAGAAATGTTTTGTAGGTATGGATTAATAGATGTTTTAGTCACTGATAACGGGCGTCAATTTAAATCGCAGGAGTTTAAAACGTTCAcggaaataaatgaaataaaacatGTTTTAACCGCTCCAGGTCATCATTCCACGAACGGACAGGCAGAGATTTTCGTTAAGGTCTTAAAAAAATCCATTCTAGCAACATTTGATAAGGACTGTCACGGAAGTTCAGAAACCATTACAAACAGATTCTTAGCAGACTATCGAAATTCACCTCATTGTACAACGGGAGAAACCCCAGCAAAGCTTTTCTTTGGTAAAGTCTAAAAACTAGATTTGATCTCATGAGTCCACCCACAGTCAGTTCAAGAATTTTGAAACAGCAAGAAAAAAgcataaaaagttataaaggGAATCGTCTAGAATCATTCAATCAGGGACAAAAAGTATACATTCGGGACTACACGAATCCAAGTAAGGCATCTTGGTCTCAGGCAACAATAGACAAGAGCTTAGGATCCCGAACATATTTGTGCAACATTGCTCACAACCACAGAATAAAGCGGCACACCGATCAAATCCGAGCTCCCTAGGATAACACAAAACGGATGGAAAATACGGATCAGGTTCACAAATGTGCGCAAGTGTGGAATAATACTGATACACAAAATGAGGAATCTAAAGTATGTGTGGATTCTTCCTCTAGAAGCCCAATTAGGAGTATAACACCCAAATGAAGCCTTAGACCCCGATTGGAGGGAAAGGTCGTTAAGCAATGAATTAGAATTGCAAGCATTCAAATATAAGAATCATTAAtgaattgaaattgaaaatatgaAGAAAACCTTTAGAAGCGAACCTTTAGAAGCACATATTTAGTACATATCGTACGTTAAGCTTTCAAACGATTTCTTTGCCTGTGTAATCGATATAAGAGATCTTGGTACTAAAAGTGGCGACCACACTTTGAATAAAACAATGCTGCAATACATTACACTAAGCTTTGTAAGGTATAAGTTCCAGGAAGACTTGCtgttgttgtatttagctctattgaagtaagttctgcACTCTCTTTCaaggttcgccagggttgTGTTCTACCGTGGCGGCTTGTGCTTtgctttgactgttctgcttgggcaagccctttttattGCCTCACCGCAAATTTCAGTAAAAGTATTAACTAGGTTTTCTAATTCTTGACCGTTGAGCACGTGCGTCGGTGGAATGTGTAAGTTTCtattgaggagatttttgtagtatcccagttggttaatcttagattagaaatgttctcggcgggaggacagtctagaattattgtaaattctatgtatcggtggtctcagaatgagtgttcgatccccaccttccacgcttctaTCAGGTTAAGTAGGGGGTaagacttccctcctatttctactGATGAAAgttcattacctttgttgcagattaatagatttgattgaaggagatagtcgtaaagtaactcacccctttcgtttgtgtttgtacttccccattgcgtgcggtgtgagttagcgtcccctcccacgatgagttccttagatgagtgtgcatgtatgagttgttgtgtTGTGGTGTTTGGTCGTAGAAGCGAAGCTGCACCTTGTGAAACCCGTAATTCGGCCTGTTCTGTTGCGatgcgaggggttccaagcaggcctggttcaggAGGATTACCACGCTCATGGTGACGCGCTCGGTTTCTCCACCTTAACCACCTTCCAACCATCTGTCGGAAGCTTCGGGTTGAACCTACTTAGCATGCTGAGGATAGCTCCTGGCTCCGAGGGTTCAGAcagcagccacaccctcgctctcggtcgagacgggatgtctagagcctcacaaactgccagcttggcctCGGGGAAGACCTCGGCGTTCTTGTTGATGGCAGCCGTGTAAAGCGCTGCCGATCTTTCGTCCTCAACTTTACaatgccctggtaccaccctgcatctgttcAATCGGGTGTCGGACCTGGGTtctcgtccagcactttcaaggccactgacgcaagggcccgtctaaccagactcCATTGGTTCCTAGGAATCCTTCCGCCAGTGATTTTCCGATCCTTTACGGCAAAGGACCTCGACCATGTGCTGCGGTTAGTGGTTTTGGCCTTTTTGCTCGCTGGTTGCGCTGCTTCCATCGACCTCCCGCTTGTTGCTATTgctggtggtcatagcgatgttAAAGTCTGGGATAACCGCCAGGCTAACCAGGCTATATCTTCTTGGATTTTCTGGTAATCCAATTTTGACGTTTATTCCTCCCGTTTGTGGTTGGTGGCTAGCCGTTTGAGGATTCGGAATGCTTTCTTGCGTTCAAGAGGTCcagcctggttaggtggtgtCCTCCTGAATTCCTTGGTCCTGGTGCTCACCACAAGATCAGCTTTTGCGCTCCCCTCAGGTTGGATTAGCTGGTTAGCCACTCCTACGCTGGCGGGAGGCTTGGGCTGGTATTTTTGGTGTTTTGGGCTTACACGCTGgattgttcgctggccttggcaggggttgAAGTCACGTGGATTTAGGCTTTCGGAGCAGTTCTCTTGCTCGACTTAACGTCGCTGGTTgcgacttccgactttttaagagtgtcgggctcttgtttggtgttgttgttgtttttttgttatttaatttCTCCATAATAaaatcccacgagctgcggagaagggacaggtccatccgggcagagatccgctgtacgagggtaaggctgacttagaacagggGGTTGCCACTTTCCTgcgctcaccgtttgagactgaatTATTTGATgcctcgggctcccagccagattgactctcggcacggtacgagtgacatcttagtagggaagaggtaggttTAACGTGTGGGAAGGGGTgagtgtgagctatttgtcggaggcggcagcacaagcgcgacgtcggtactgctacggcgcagatacccgctgactgtccggggctacttatttacGCTTAatgttgggggcttggcggtagccgggccgtgtccaacttccacgcttattcttAGCTTACCTGGTGAACCAGGGCGCCGAAAATAATCTGATAAAATGATAAACGTTTAATAACCTACTGTTaagaaaagatcagaaatataaagaaaataaattagaggatgccattaaagagggCAATCAGAAGCAGTTGTAAAATTTGTACATTGCCTAGAAGAGAAAAGGGAAAATCATACATTGTGGGTAGTTGGGGCAACCATTTGAAAAGTCAAATCTGgcacagtggtgggtgtggctaggtgTCGAAGCATGAAGTGCATTTTTAAACCAGTTAACATGATGgaaaaaggatattagttagagaaagATGAAAATTACAGGTAATCGACTTAGCGTCGCCTGTGAccggttgtgtttatcttgtcaatttgtcattaatatctgtgaTACTGGTGCCTTGCTTTGAGATTTAGTCCAACATAACCAGCCGCGCTTGTGTTTTAGAtcctttgtttatgtttaattgtctAATTTATTGTAGCttgtgcattttgttattgtaacttaTGTTACTCAATAAGTTAGAGACTATCAAACAATTAGTTTTATAGagtattttgatggaaaaTAGAAGTATTGAATTGATAAATTGAAGAAAATGTAGGCAATAATTAGAACTTTTTATTAGTAAAGTGATTTTGTatatcttaaaaaatataaaaatatatgtatattttaacAAATATTGTGGCAAGCCGATCtgtataaatttaatttatatttattcatttacgttataaataattaaagtaCAAATCATTTTCTAAATCATTCcaacacagagaaaaaaaaatactaaaactGGTCATCAGTCGGGTATTT encodes:
- the LOC139355146 gene encoding uncharacterized protein; amino-acid sequence: MPDNKPKLEDAQVPAMAQSNLTIMQAVNFPEFVPSESTWQMWLERLEVYFTEVAITLDDSKKATLRKSVGSEAYCALHSLCSPELPTSKTYKELCVMVHTQYTPPTITFYERRQFHLARNLAEESVAAWFARVKKLALSCTFGQHLEVFVLDKFIVGMSNELFERCCEEDGSISLDAALRKALLYETKLASKACTMVNFVNKSHHTQVAKGKKRQPCSKCGWRNHSSQEWKYKDSTCHNCGKIGHLATVCKSTSL
- the LOC139355147 gene encoding uncharacterized protein, producing the protein MVHTQYTPPTITFYERRQFHLARNLAEESVAAWFARVKKLALSCTFGQHLEVFVLDKFIVGMSNELFERCCEEDGSISLDAALRKALLYETKLASKACTMVNFVNKSHHTQVAKGKKRQPCSKCGWRNHSSQEWKYKDSTCHNCGKIGHLATVCKSTSL